A DNA window from Melanotaenia boesemani isolate fMelBoe1 chromosome 6, fMelBoe1.pri, whole genome shotgun sequence contains the following coding sequences:
- the trmt11 gene encoding tRNA (guanine(10)-N2)-methyltransferase homolog isoform X1 — MAASSGRSCLQYLLHLAQDNLDFRLPEIKALLALRRKAFRPCENFREQSPFWCLDGLSEEDVRSVMSRSVCAKSAFELWGHGQTHSELRTSILNYPSENMRPFMHKDSTYRINVYTFNKTLVFADRIKRIDAMEYLPFEGAVNLKNPEHIFCLLEDYGTDPNNIPEQPNYIYFGRWIADGQRELIRSYSVKNRHFIGNTSMDAGLSFIMANHAKVNENDLVFDPFVGTGSLLVACSHFGAYVCGTDIDYNTIHGKGRSSRKNQKWRGPDENIRANLRQYGTEKMYVDVMVSDASKPVWRNAALFDAIITDPPYGIRESTRRTGSHKDIVKPPDGSYADSHVPVSQAYHLSDIFTDLLNFSAHHLTMGGRLVYWLPVYRPEYCEEMVPLHPCLSLISNCEQTLSSHTSRRLITMEKIKEPEELDSLAHLSDPRFSPYQGHNAFREKYFSGLNKRGGKEDVTSDGHGK, encoded by the exons ATGGCCGCTTCCAGTGGCAGATCATGCCTCCAATATTTATTACATCTTGCTCAAGACAATCTGGATTTCAGGTTACCG GAAATTAAGGCTCTTCTGGCCCTCAGAAGAAAAGCATTTCGCCCTTGTGAAAATTTCAGAGAGCAG TCTCCTTTCTGGTGCCTGGATGGTTTGTCAGAGGAGGATGTTCGTAGTGTAATGTCCAGATCTGTTTGTgcaaa GTCTGCTTTTGAGCTTTGGGGCCATGGACAAACACATAGCGAACTCAGAACATCCATCTTAAACTACCCATCAGAGAACATG CGTCCCTTCATGCACAAAGACTCCACATACAGAATTAATGTCTACACTTTCAACAAAACGTTGGTCTTTGCAGACAGAATCAAAAGGATTGAT GCTATGGAATATCTTCCCTTTGAGGGTGCAGTGAACCTTAAGAACCCTGAGCACATCTTCTGTTTGTTGGAGGATTATGGCACAGACCCCAATAACATTCCCGAGCAACCCAACTATATCTACTTTGGTAGATGG ATAGCAGATGGTCAGCGGGAACTGATTCGCTCCTACAGTGTGAAAAACAGACACTTCATAGGAAACACCAGCATGGATGCTGGTCTCTCTTTCATCATGGCCAATCATGCTAAAGTCAATGAGAACGACCTTGTTTTTGACCCATTTGTTGGCACAG GGAGCCTGTTGGTAGCATGTTCTCATTTTGGAGCTTATGTGTGTGGAACAGATATCGATTACAACACCATTCATGGCAAAg GTCGGTCTAGTCGTAAAAACCAGAAGTGGCGAGGACCTGATGAGAACATCAGAGCCAACCTTCGGCAGTATGGAACTGAGAAGATGTATGTGGATGTGATGGTGTCTGATGCTTCCAAGCCTGTGTGGAGGAATGCTGCTCTGTTTGATGCCATTATTACTGACC CGCCATATGGTATCCGAGAGTCCACAAGGAGAACAGGTTCCCACAAGGACATTGTTAAACCCCCCGATGGCTC CTATGCAGATTCTCATGTACCTGTATCGCAGGCGTACCACCTGAGTGACATCTTCACAGATCTGTTAAACTTCTCTGCCCACCACCTGACCATGGGTGGGAGACTTGTCTACTGGCTGCCAGTCTACCGGCCAGA GTACTGTGAGGAGATGGTCCCTCTTCATCCATGTCTCTCTCTCATCAGCAACTGTGAGCAGACACTTTCCAGCCATACTTCACGCCGCCTCATCACCATGGAGAAGATCAAAGAGCCTGAG gaacTGGACAGTCTGGCTCATCTATCCGACCCCCGATTCAGCCCCTACCAGGGACACAACGCCTTCAGAGAAAAGTATTTCAGCGGTTTGAACAAAAGAGGTGGCAAGGAGGATGTTACATCTGATGGCCATGGAAAGTGA
- the si:dkey-29b11.3 gene encoding actin-binding Rho-activating protein-like gives MMGTNSQSTTTETEGDVHAPVQCSNDTAVCIASVKGLKENWQKWSSEHQQYQKHNPFSHDARPSVVAPQTRQDDYGRPLQGSLTEQRGKDAHTHISREVQELCKVIRNIGELKDKDGDGSGSSGKVITVEFGKLFEHYVTISNKLVGILIRARKQRLVDFEGEMLWQGKDDHVVITLVNRNLD, from the coding sequence ATGATGGGAACAAACAGCCAGAGCACCACCACTGAAACTGAGGGTGATGTCCACGCTCCTGTCCAGTGTAGCAATGACACTGCAGTGTGCATTGCTTCTGTGAAAGGCCTGAAAGAGAACTGGCAGAAGTGGTCTAGTGAGCACCAGCAGTACCAGAAGCATAACCCCTTCAGCCATGACGCCAGGCCAAGTGTAGTGGCCCCTCAGACGAGACAGGATGATTATGGAAGACCTCTGCAAGGGTCCCTGACAGAGCAACGGGGGaaggatgcacacacacacatcagcagaGAGGTTCAGGAGCTGTGCAAGGTGATAAGGAACATTGGAGAGCTGAAAGATAAAGATGGGGATGGAAGTGGCAGCAGTGGAAAAGTGATCACTGTTGAGTTTGGGAAGCTGTTTGAGCATTATGTCACCATCTCTAATAAACTGGTGGGAATCCTTATACGGGCCAGAAAACAGAGGCTGGTTGACTTTGAGGGGGAGATGCTGTGGCAGGGAAAAGATGATCATGTAGTTATCACTCTGGTGAACAGAAACTTGGATTAG
- the trmt11 gene encoding tRNA (guanine(10)-N2)-methyltransferase homolog isoform X2, which yields MAASSGRSCLQYLLHLAQDNLDFRLPEIKALLALRRKAFRPCENFREQSPFWCLDGLSEEDVRSVMSRSVCAKSAFELWGHGQTHSELRTSILNYPSENMRPFMHKDSTYRINVYTFNKTLVFADRIKRIDAMEYLPFEGAVNLKNPEHIFCLLEDYGTDPNNIPEQPNYIYFGRWIADGQRELIRSYSVKNRHFIGNTSMDAGLSFIMANHAKVNENDLVFDPFVGTGSLLVACSHFGAYVCGTDIDYNTIHGKGRSSRKNQKWRGPDENIRANLRQYGTEKMYVDVMVSDASKPVWRNAALFDAIITDPPYGIRESTRRTGSHKDIVKPPDGSYADSHVPVSQAYHLSDIFTDLLNFSAHHLTMGGRLVYWLPVYRPE from the exons ATGGCCGCTTCCAGTGGCAGATCATGCCTCCAATATTTATTACATCTTGCTCAAGACAATCTGGATTTCAGGTTACCG GAAATTAAGGCTCTTCTGGCCCTCAGAAGAAAAGCATTTCGCCCTTGTGAAAATTTCAGAGAGCAG TCTCCTTTCTGGTGCCTGGATGGTTTGTCAGAGGAGGATGTTCGTAGTGTAATGTCCAGATCTGTTTGTgcaaa GTCTGCTTTTGAGCTTTGGGGCCATGGACAAACACATAGCGAACTCAGAACATCCATCTTAAACTACCCATCAGAGAACATG CGTCCCTTCATGCACAAAGACTCCACATACAGAATTAATGTCTACACTTTCAACAAAACGTTGGTCTTTGCAGACAGAATCAAAAGGATTGAT GCTATGGAATATCTTCCCTTTGAGGGTGCAGTGAACCTTAAGAACCCTGAGCACATCTTCTGTTTGTTGGAGGATTATGGCACAGACCCCAATAACATTCCCGAGCAACCCAACTATATCTACTTTGGTAGATGG ATAGCAGATGGTCAGCGGGAACTGATTCGCTCCTACAGTGTGAAAAACAGACACTTCATAGGAAACACCAGCATGGATGCTGGTCTCTCTTTCATCATGGCCAATCATGCTAAAGTCAATGAGAACGACCTTGTTTTTGACCCATTTGTTGGCACAG GGAGCCTGTTGGTAGCATGTTCTCATTTTGGAGCTTATGTGTGTGGAACAGATATCGATTACAACACCATTCATGGCAAAg GTCGGTCTAGTCGTAAAAACCAGAAGTGGCGAGGACCTGATGAGAACATCAGAGCCAACCTTCGGCAGTATGGAACTGAGAAGATGTATGTGGATGTGATGGTGTCTGATGCTTCCAAGCCTGTGTGGAGGAATGCTGCTCTGTTTGATGCCATTATTACTGACC CGCCATATGGTATCCGAGAGTCCACAAGGAGAACAGGTTCCCACAAGGACATTGTTAAACCCCCCGATGGCTC CTATGCAGATTCTCATGTACCTGTATCGCAGGCGTACCACCTGAGTGACATCTTCACAGATCTGTTAAACTTCTCTGCCCACCACCTGACCATGGGTGGGAGACTTGTCTACTGGCTGCCAGTCTACCGGCCAGAGTAA
- the hint3 gene encoding histidine triad nucleotide-binding protein 3 isoform X1, whose product MAGVQATQPVQEPQVDMSKTNSPTPEGYDKKCIFCKIVNNEMGTELLHKDEEISCFRDIKPGAPHHYLVVPTKHVGNCKSLNKDHVLLVKRMVDIGKEILQKNSVTELTDVRFGFHWPPFCSVTHLHLHVLAPVSQMGFMSRLFYRLNSYWFITADQLIELLNSKGDTN is encoded by the exons ATGGCCGGAGTTCAGGCTACACAACCTGTTCAGGAGCCACAGGTTGATATGTCCAAGACTAATAGCCCGACACCTGAGGGATATGACAAGAAGTGTATTTTTTGTAAGATTGTGAACAATGAAATGGGCACAGAACTTCTTCACAAA GATGAAGAGATCTCGTGTTTCAGAGATATTAAACCAGGAGCTCCACATCATTACCTGGTTGTCCCAACAAAACATGTTGGCAACTGTAAATCACTTAACAAAGACCACGTGTTATTGG tGAAGCGAATGGTGGATATAGGGAAGGAGATCCTGCAAAAAAACAGTGTAACAGAACTCACCGATGTCAG GTTTGGTTTCCATTGGCCCCCATTCTGCTCTGTCACACACCTACACCTTCATGTCCTAGCACCTGTCAGTCAAATGGGCTTCATGTCTCGCCTCTTCTACAGACTCAACTCTTACTGGTTTATCACG GCAGACCAGCTGATTGAACTTCTAAACTCTAAAGGAGACACAAACTAA
- the hint3 gene encoding histidine triad nucleotide-binding protein 3 isoform X2 produces MAGVQATQPVQEPQVDMSKTNSPTPEGYDKKCIFCKIVNNEMGTELLHKDEEISCFRDIKPGAPHHYLVVPTKHVGNCKSLNKDHVLLVKRMVDIGKEILQKNSVTELTDVRLATSAFHSLVSIGPHSALSHTYTFMS; encoded by the exons ATGGCCGGAGTTCAGGCTACACAACCTGTTCAGGAGCCACAGGTTGATATGTCCAAGACTAATAGCCCGACACCTGAGGGATATGACAAGAAGTGTATTTTTTGTAAGATTGTGAACAATGAAATGGGCACAGAACTTCTTCACAAA GATGAAGAGATCTCGTGTTTCAGAGATATTAAACCAGGAGCTCCACATCATTACCTGGTTGTCCCAACAAAACATGTTGGCAACTGTAAATCACTTAACAAAGACCACGTGTTATTGG tGAAGCGAATGGTGGATATAGGGAAGGAGATCCTGCAAAAAAACAGTGTAACAGAACTCACCGATGTCAGGTTGGCTACTTCAGCATTTCATA GTTTGGTTTCCATTGGCCCCCATTCTGCTCTGTCACACACCTACACCTTCATGTCCTAG